The following proteins are encoded in a genomic region of Saccharopolyspora antimicrobica:
- a CDS encoding TIGR03085 family metal-binding protein — MGVASDERQQLCDLLEQLGPDAPTLCEGWTTRDLAVHLVVRERRPDALAGKLLKSLAERSGRIEEELRALPWPELVDRVRQGPPKWNPMGLAGVDEAVNAAEFYVHHEDVRRAQPDWQPRPADPVREDALWKSLGRVARVFYGRSPVGVVLRRPDGTEIAAKSGPRTVRISGEPSELLLHAFSRRAAKVTFDGNEADVLAVEDLRRSF, encoded by the coding sequence ATGGGTGTGGCCAGCGATGAACGTCAGCAGTTGTGCGATCTCCTCGAGCAGCTCGGCCCGGACGCGCCGACGCTGTGCGAGGGGTGGACGACGCGGGACCTCGCCGTGCACCTGGTGGTGCGCGAGCGCCGTCCGGACGCGCTGGCCGGAAAGCTGCTGAAGTCGCTGGCCGAGCGCAGCGGGCGGATCGAGGAGGAGCTGCGCGCGCTGCCGTGGCCCGAGCTGGTCGACCGGGTGCGGCAGGGGCCGCCGAAGTGGAACCCGATGGGCCTGGCGGGCGTGGACGAGGCCGTCAACGCCGCCGAGTTCTACGTGCACCACGAGGACGTCCGGCGCGCCCAGCCGGACTGGCAGCCGCGGCCGGCGGACCCGGTCCGCGAGGACGCGCTGTGGAAGTCGCTGGGCCGGGTGGCGCGCGTGTTCTACGGGCGCAGCCCGGTGGGCGTGGTGCTGCGCCGCCCGGACGGCACCGAGATCGCGGCCAAGAGCGGTCCGCGCACGGTCCGCATCAGCGGTGAGCCGAGTGAGCTGCTCCTGCACGCGTTCAGCCGACGTGCTGCGAAGGTCACGTTCGACGGCAACGAGGCGGATGTGCTCGCAGTCGAGGATCTGCGCCGCTCGTTCTGA
- the dapA gene encoding 4-hydroxy-tetrahydrodipicolinate synthase: MTACPTAIPGRPFGRVLTAMVTPFDEDGKLDLKLAQELATYLVDSVGNDGLVVNGTTGESPTTSDHEKQQLLRAVVEAVGDRATVVAGAGTNNTEHSVELARAAEHAGAHGLLVVTPYYSRPPQEGLFQHFWTVADATELPVMLYDIPPRSVVPIQVDTLKRLAEHPRIKAVKDSKHDLLAGSEVLASTDLAYYSGEDPLNLPWLSVGAVGFVSVIGHVVGDRLRSMLDAYEAGDINGAREIHNGLLPVYRSMNFVGGVIFSKTALRLCGYETGQPRLPLPAATEEQVRLITSDLWDAGLVLVNPDAAQR; the protein is encoded by the coding sequence ATGACCGCCTGCCCCACTGCGATTCCGGGCCGCCCGTTCGGCCGCGTCCTGACCGCGATGGTCACGCCGTTCGACGAGGACGGGAAGCTCGACCTCAAACTCGCCCAGGAACTGGCGACGTACCTGGTGGACAGCGTCGGCAACGACGGGTTGGTCGTCAACGGCACCACCGGCGAGAGCCCCACGACCAGCGACCACGAGAAGCAGCAGCTGCTGCGCGCCGTGGTCGAGGCGGTGGGGGACCGCGCGACCGTCGTGGCGGGTGCCGGCACCAACAACACCGAGCACTCCGTCGAGCTGGCCCGCGCCGCGGAGCACGCCGGTGCGCACGGCCTGCTGGTGGTCACGCCGTACTACTCGCGACCGCCGCAGGAGGGCCTGTTCCAGCACTTCTGGACGGTCGCCGACGCCACCGAGCTGCCGGTGATGCTCTACGACATCCCGCCGCGCTCGGTCGTGCCGATCCAGGTCGACACCCTCAAGCGGCTCGCCGAGCACCCGCGGATCAAGGCGGTCAAGGACTCCAAGCACGACCTGCTGGCGGGCAGCGAGGTGCTGGCCTCCACCGACCTCGCGTACTACTCCGGCGAGGACCCGCTGAACCTGCCGTGGCTGTCGGTCGGCGCGGTCGGTTTCGTCAGCGTGATCGGGCACGTCGTGGGCGACCGGCTGCGCTCGATGCTCGACGCCTACGAGGCCGGTGACATCAACGGCGCCCGGGAGATCCACAACGGACTGCTGCCGGTGTACCGGTCGATGAACTTCGTCGGCGGCGTCATCTTCTCGAAGACCGCGTTGCGGCTGTGCGGCTACGAGACGGGGCAGCCGCGGCTGCCGCTGCCGGCCGCTACCGAGGAGCAGGTGCGATTGATCACCAGCGACCTGTGGGATGCTGGCCTGGTATTGGTCAATCCGGACGCCGCACAGAGGTGA